The Pseudomonadota bacterium region ACCCAAGCCGGCCCCGAGCGATGGGTCCGGCGCAGCGAAGATCACCACGTCGAGCTCCCGTTGCACCCGTCCGATGGCCGCGCTCGCGGCGATGCCACAGCTCGACGGGTTACTCACGTACTGGGTGAGCAGGGCGGGTGACCCCGGCGGCGGATACTCCCACTGCACCGCGCCCGTGGCGACATCGAGCGCGTAGAAGCGACCGTTGCCGTTACCGATGTACACCATGTCGCCGTGCACGACCGGTGAAGCGCGGAAGGCGCGCCCTTCTGGCGGGTCGAACTCCCAGGCGCGGTTGAGCTTCTTCACCTGGTACGGATCGGACAGGGCAGATACCTGCGTCTGATTGGCCGACCGCATCGCGTTGTGGCGGAAAGCGGGCCAGTCACCGGAGCAAGCGCGGTCGTCGCCACCCAGGTTCTCGCACTCCACCTCGATCTCGTACACCCAGTCGCTCTCGCAGCTGCCCAGGCGTTGCACCACGGTGAGCGTTTGGCCGTTGCCGAGTGGAGCGCTCAGGTTGATCACCGGCGGACCGGAGTGGCCGATCTCGGCGCCGTTGGCGAAGACGAGTATCTCGGCCCCCTCGACGTAGTCGGTCAGCTCGATCTTGGTGTCCCCAGGCAGCGGCGGCTTGATGATCGGTGGCGGCAGATCATCACAGGGAATCGGCGTTACGGGTACGGAAGGGTCACTGCTCGTGCACAGCGACTGGGTGGCCGTGTAGGGCGAGGAGGACACGTCGGGACTGACGAGGATGATGTGCCCGGCGCCGCCCGGCGTCACCGTCGATCCGACGCTGGTGCCGGCCTCCATGACGTCGACGAACGCCCCTGTCGTCAGCGGACCGTGATCGGGCGCCGGGCCCCTGGCGATCACGCGATCGTTGCCCTCGTACACGTCGTGCAGGGTGGGAATCTCGATGGTCGCAGGCTCCGCCCGTACCAACTCCTCGGCGCTCGTATTGGATTGCTCACACAGAGAGGCAACGGCCCAGGTGCGCGCATCGAGGTTGTAGGCGGGATTGATCCCGGTCCAGTTGAGGCCCCATTCCGGGGTGGCGTTGAAGGCGCCGACGACATTGCCACCAGCATCCCCCGGATCGCGTGCGAACACCTCGACGAGAGCGCCCGGCACCACGTCGCTCACGCCGGCCGCGCGACCGCATTCCCAGACCGGCGGGGCATTAATGCGCGGTTGCGGCAGGCCTGCGGGGTAATCCTCCAAGTGAGAGGTGACCGTGACCGCGTTCGACGGCGC contains the following coding sequences:
- a CDS encoding PQQ-binding-like beta-propeller repeat protein — translated: APSNAVTVTSHLEDYPAGLPQPRINAPPVWECGRAAGVSDVVPGALVEVFARDPGDAGGNVVGAFNATPEWGLNWTGINPAYNLDARTWAVASLCEQSNTSAEELVRAEPATIEIPTLHDVYEGNDRVIARGPAPDHGPLTTGAFVDVMEAGTSVGSTVTPGGAGHIILVSPDVSSSPYTATQSLCTSSDPSVPVTPIPCDDLPPPIIKPPLPGDTKIELTDYVEGAEILVFANGAEIGHSGPPVINLSAPLGNGQTLTVVQRLGSCESDWVYEIEVECENLGGDDRACSGDWPAFRHNAMRSANQTQVSALSDPYQVKKLNRAWEFDPPEGRAFRASPVVHGDMVYIGNGNGRFYALDVATGAVQWEYPPPGSPALLTQYVSNPSSCGIAASAAIGRVQRELDVVIFAAPDPSLGAGLGSGRLFALDAQTGAEVWKSPEIAVLNGLTVSDESELHEQTGYAPPLVFGDRVYIGIANHGDNPIQNGRVVAVDLNTGNPVPGFDFKATSTRGGGVWSPIAGGFGRDGIFITTGNTRCWNGGCQDEPSPNHGLSMLRLNASSGAVDWKLQPVPFALDGDPDWSAGPSLLRTSCGDMVLSRMKDGWTYAIDPSATYTPRWQFPPTGSAPGYEFDPAWGTAHGDSRYLYPGAAWNDTYISEAGGEDVINITATGFGRLHAFNACGGSGGRVRWIADIPGATQGGQYQLGSPSVSHGIVFVGNGSGDLVAIADPGVWPSTSSTCSNPAVPLADCAANGFNVVPVPHVLANVDLGSVAILGEPALAGGRVFVASGRSCGSNGALHMLEPES